Genomic window (Arthrobacter sp. StoSoilA2):
TGGACGCGTCAGAAGCCTGGTTGTCGCCGGAAGCACTCCATGAAGCCGTGAATCAGCTCCTGGCCGGCAGCAACGAAATGGCTACCCGCATCGGGACCGGAAAGCGTTGGCAGGGAATCGTCCGGGCCACCCGGCAAGCCCTGCTTCCTGGAACGGCCCACTCGGCGGCACGGGAGATTGACAACCATCCCAGTCTCCTCGAGGTTGCAGAACTCCTGCAGCCGCGTTGGGAGACGGTCCAAAAGAGCTTGGACAGTACGAAACGAAGCCTGGAAGCGGAAAACGGGCATCCTGATGAAGCGGAACGCAACGAAGTGCTCCACGGCGCGCGAAAGGACATCAAAGTATTGCGGTATTCCGTGGAGGCTGTGGCCCAGGTCCTGGGTGCGGGCGCCACGGCGATCATCCAACCATCGATGGTCCTGCAGCGTCTCCTCGGGGAACAACACGACAGCGTGGCTGGCCAGGCGTGGATTAAAAGCCTCGCAGAAATGCCCGGTGTAGAGCCCCTGGATGTCGAGGCCCTTCAAAGCATGGAACTGCGTCGGCTCGTCGAGACCGAGGCCAGCCTCCATGCAGCGTTGCACAGCTCTCCTATCCCCGAGCCTCGCCGAATGCTGCCAAGTTGATCATTTCGCCCGTTCGCCGTCGACGGAGTAGACGGAGTAGAGAGCGGCCCAGACTAGCTGCCACCCTCAGAACAAGCCAGTCACATTCCGCAGTGTGATGGTGCATGACAATTCCATGACCAGTACCGCCAAGTAACTTCCTTTCCCGCCAGCTTCTGGATACGTTCTCTAGGTGGGACCGGCACACCGGCCCACGACTGTTGCAAGGAAGCATCAAGGGGGACAGCACAAAATGGCTGGCAGGTTCGAAATTCTCAAAGACAGCGACGGCTCGTACCGGTTTCGCCTTACAGCGGCGGACGGAACGGTTGTAGCGGAGTCACCAACGTTCAAACATCTCAAAGGCGTGGTGGACGGCATTAATGCAGTGCGTGAAAACGCTGCGACAGGGCTGATCGTAGACCGCTCGACGGCGAACCGACGGGCAGCCTGAACGACGCCTGCGGTGGAGCTGCTAAAGCTCGATCTCGTACAGCTTCTCCTGGTCCCAGGGGACCGTCCATCCCAGTTCGTCGAACAAACCGCTGAGTACCATCCCGGTAAAGCCCCAGACCACGACGCCGTTGACCGTAAAACCCGGACTCCTGAAAGTCCGGCCGAAGCGGGAAAGAGTGGCGGTTACCCGGTTGACGGGGTCCAGGAGGTCCCGAACCGGTACCCGGAACACCTGGGCGGACTCAGCGTAATCGACCACGCGAACGGGTGATGGCGAGTCCCACCAGGCAAGTACGGGTGTCACCCGGAAATTGCTGCGGATCAGCCCGAGCTCGGGGATGACGCCCAACACCTTCACGCCACTGACGTCCAGCCCGGTCTCTTCCACAGCCTCGCGCAAGGCGGCGGAAACTACGGAATCATCCTCCGGATCCACGCTCCCGCCCGGAAACGCTACCTGCCCAGGATGGTCGTCCAGGGTGTGGGCCCGTTCAAGCAGGAGGACGTCGAGGTCCGCTGGCGCAAAGGGGCGTCCGGATTCTGCCGGGATGTTGTCCAGCACACCAAAGAGCATCAGCACGGCTGCGGCGCGATTGGTTTCCGGCGTGACGGGCAACTGCGACCAATGGGAAGAATGCTGCTGCTCGCCGGCTTCAAAGCGCGCTACCAGCGTGGCAAGGTCCTCAAACGCGGTCACCCGGCCTCCTCTGTGATTCCATCCGGATCTCCGCCGCCCTGTGCGTCTCGGCCAGCAACTTCTCCAACAGGGCCTCGTTGCCGGGCGCGAGCTCGTACTTCAACAACTTTGCAGCCTTAACAGGGTCCGTCTCGCCGTCGCCATAGCTGGGACAGAGGCTGGCGACCGGACACGCCCCACAGGCCGGTTTCTTAGCGTGGCATATCCTCCGGCCGTGGAAGACCACGCGATGCGAAAGCATGGTCCAGTCGCGTGGTTCAAAGAGCTCAGCGACGTCGAATTCGATCTTCACGGGATCATCGGATACCGTCCACCCGA
Coding sequences:
- a CDS encoding CHAD domain-containing protein; amino-acid sequence: MRDSVDSYIALQLAELEGCLPLVGAADQEAVHGARLALRRLRSVLSCYKSVLPDVPEATGRDVRWLARSLGEARDAYVLSQRTALWLDASEAWLSPEALHEAVNQLLAGSNEMATRIGTGKRWQGIVRATRQALLPGTAHSAAREIDNHPSLLEVAELLQPRWETVQKSLDSTKRSLEAENGHPDEAERNEVLHGARKDIKVLRYSVEAVAQVLGAGATAIIQPSMVLQRLLGEQHDSVAGQAWIKSLAEMPGVEPLDVEALQSMELRRLVETEASLHAALHSSPIPEPRRMLPS
- a CDS encoding DUF1508 domain-containing protein; this encodes MAGRFEILKDSDGSYRFRLTAADGTVVAESPTFKHLKGVVDGINAVRENAATGLIVDRSTANRRAA
- a CDS encoding CoA pyrophosphatase, whose translation is MTAFEDLATLVARFEAGEQQHSSHWSQLPVTPETNRAAAVLMLFGVLDNIPAESGRPFAPADLDVLLLERAHTLDDHPGQVAFPGGSVDPEDDSVVSAALREAVEETGLDVSGVKVLGVIPELGLIRSNFRVTPVLAWWDSPSPVRVVDYAESAQVFRVPVRDLLDPVNRVTATLSRFGRTFRSPGFTVNGVVVWGFTGMVLSGLFDELGWTVPWDQEKLYEIEL